The Dyella sp. 2HG41-7 sequence AGGCGTATCGCGAATGATCGTTTCCAACATCGTCCGGGCTTTCGCGAATTCGCCCGAGTAGCCGGTTTGCCAGGCTTCGAGGTAGCGAAGCTGCCATTTTTGAATTGGCGACAGCGTCGCCACATTGGTGTCCAGGCGCGCCAGCAGCTCGACGAATGCGGCGTTGTCCGACGTCTTAATCGCGTCGGCGTGAGCGAGTGCGTCGGCTGGATTGTTATAGGCAGGCGCAGTAGCGAGCGCTCTTCCTGTGCATAACGACAGGAAGAGCAAAAGAACTCGCCATTGCGGATTCCGGCGTTTTTGGCCGGGAGCGCACATGATTGCTTACGCGCGAGAAAGCGATGAAGAAGCCAACGAGTGACGAACGCCACTCGGTTTTTCGTTGGGTTCTTCCTCTTCGTCCTCTTCTTCCTCTTCGTCGGGCGCTCCCGGGATCATGGTGCTCATCAATGTGGACGAATGCAGTAAGGCATATAAAGCCTCCGCATCCCGATTGATGATGGCCGAACGCACCGACTCGTCGATATTCTCTGCTTCCAGCGCGAGCTGGACGTCTTCCTGAGATGCGTTGAGCCACTGGGCATCGCTGCCCATTTTTTCTAGAAATTCAATCACGCTCAACATTCGAGCTTCCCCCTATTGGTGTTCGTGCAAATAACATCGCAGCCTTTAGCACTGCGACGAGATCATATCCTGGCAACATGGCGCAATAGGACTGCTGGCCTGTTTCGGATTGAGCTTTGCCACGGCTTTTGCCGACATTCGTCATGGTGAGCGTATTTATGCTTGCCTGTATGCCCCCGGCGGATACGGCATTCGGCGGATATTACGAGGTTGGCTTGCCGCTGGCGTTAAGGGGTGGCCCGACGACCTTATGAGGGGGCAGATGCTCCGACCGAATGCGGTTCAGGCAGCCATTTAGGTGAGAATTCCCTCAATGTGACGCTCGCGAGGGACTTGCGCAGAGACAATGTGACGTCGTGACCGCTCGTATTGACTATCCACATGCCTGGAACCAAGGGATTCGCTTGCAAGAACATGACCAACACGAGTTCTTCGATATCGCGCGCCTGGCGCATCGGGGACGAACGTTCGTTTACGTGCTGCCATGTTTTGGCGAGGATCTGACCAAAGTCGGCTTCACCCACGATCCCGTTCAGCGCTTCCGCAGCTTTCATCCACGCTTTTTCGCGCTGTTCGATCTGGAGCGCGGCATGCTGGTCCAGACTGGACGTTTGCGCGATGCGAGGCGTCTTGAGCGGTTGCTGATCGAACGCTGGCCGGAGCATCGCGCCTCGGCGCCTTTGCTGGTGTCGGAGGCGGCCGGCGGCCATACCGAATGGTTTCGCGGCATTGCGGGCGAGGTGGACGGGTTCGTGCGGCGCACGGTGGAGCGTTATGGTTACTCGCTACATGCGCCGTTGCGCGTCTGGCTTCATCGCCACTTTGCCGAGCGCGCGGACCAGCTTTACGAGTGGTCCTCTCGCATGTTGGACATGATCGCGTGGCAAGAGGCCAATCTGCCGCCCGAGTCTTGCGACCCACGCTATGCCGCTTCGATGAAAGACACGTTCGATGCGTGCCAAGCGGTAGGGATGGATCTTGCGCGATGGCTGCCGC is a genomic window containing:
- a CDS encoding GIY-YIG nuclease family protein, whose amino-acid sequence is MTARIDYPHAWNQGIRLQEHDQHEFFDIARLAHRGRTFVYVLPCFGEDLTKVGFTHDPVQRFRSFHPRFFALFDLERGMLVQTGRLRDARRLERLLIERWPEHRASAPLLVSEAAGGHTEWFRGIAGEVDGFVRRTVERYGYSLHAPLRVWLHRHFAERADQLYEWSSRMLDMIAWQEANLPPESCDPRYAASMKDTFDACQAVGMDLARWLPPRAIA